The sequence CTGCTGCTCACCGAGGTGATCATCCGGATCGGTGGGCGCGGCCTGCTGGAACTGGCCGCCGCGCTCAGCGAGGCCGACCAGGTGGCGCAGACGGCGCTGGGGACCTCCCGGGTCGACAACGGCATCTGGGTGCTCTTCGTGGGGGCGCTCACCGCGCTCGTCGCGTTCGGCCGCACGCTCGGCCCGCGTCCCGCCGACGAGGAGGACGAGCCGGCCGAAGAGCCGGCCGCCTGACCCGGGTCCGCCCGGCCCGGCCCGGCCCGGCCTGACCCGGCCTGCCTGGCCCGGTCCGTCTGCCCCGGCCGGCCTGATCCGGCCCGCCCGGGCCTGACTCCCTCGTCGAGCGGCGGTCAGGAGATCTCGCGCAGCAGCAGGTCCAGCTCGGTCACGTCGTACCACTCAAGCTCGTGGTCCTCGGCGCCGTCGACGGTGAACTGGGCGTCCGGGTCGCCGGCCCGGGCGTCGGCGACCACCTCGGCGGCGGCCGCCACTTCCTCGACCGCCTCCGCGCCGTCCACGTGGATGGCGGCAACCGCGGTCACCGGCACCGGCCCGCTCAACCGAACGACGCTGGAACCGAGCTCGCCGTCGACCCGGCGAACCGACGGCGCCGGCAGGTCCGCCGAGACGACCACCCGCCGCCGGGGCGCGGCCGCCTCGGCCCGCAGCAGCAGCAGCGCGTCCTGCGCGGCCCGGGTGAAGGCGATGTACTCCAGCTCCTCCTCGTCGCCCTCGGCGTACCACTCGCGGAGTTCCGGGGTGACCGCGTGCGCCTCGTCGACCGCGAGCCCCTGCTCGCGCAGCCGCGCCAGCATCGGGACGGTCGCCGGCACGTACACCCGGACAAGCTCGTCGGTCACCGGTCTCTCCCCTGCTCAGGCCCGACCGGCGGATGCCGGCCCCGGCCGCCGATCATGCCGTACGCCGTGACCGTCATACACCTCGCACCCGCCCGGGAGAAGCTCCCCGCCGGTGTGTCCGGACCGGATCGCCAGAACGGCGGCTGGGCCGGGGCGGCGACTGATGGCAAACTGAGGCAAACGAAGCCGACCGGGAGAGTCACCGTGGAGCCGAGATTCCTGCTGCTGTCCGACGTGGCGGCCGAGCTCAACGTCTCGGACTCGCAGGTGTACCACATGGTGCGCAGCGGCGAGTTGCCCGCGATCAAGATCGGTGGCCGCGGGCAGTGGCGGGTCGAGCGCGCCCGGCTGGAGGAGTACATCCAGCGCAAGTACGCGGAGACCGCCGAGTGGGTACGCGGCAACCCGCTCGCCGACCGCGACTCCGAGTGATCGCTCGATTTCACGCCGCCATTGACGGTCGGCGTTGCACTGCCCGAGAATGAAGCCTGTCGGAGGCAAACGAAGGCAAACGCAACGAACAGGGGTTGAGGATGGCCGACACCCGCCGCCCACTGGCACCGCGTCCCCCGGTCCGGCTCCGCCCCGCCCCGCCGATCGACCCGCCCTGCGTCGATGAGGGCTCGACCTGGGCCCACGTCGACCAGCTCGCCCTCGACCTGTTCGACTCCCGCCGCCGCGACCCCGGCCGGCCCAGCGGCCGTCTCGTTGACGTCCGGCCCGCCCCGGCCGGCCCGCGGCGGCGCACCGGTGGCCCACCCGCGGCCGCCCTGGCCACCGCCACGCCGGAGGCCACCCGCGCCGTCCACCGGTTCGTCCGGATGTTTCTGGAGATCGTCAACGGCTACCGGCCGCCCGGCCAGCTCCGGCCGCTCTGCCTGCCCGACGCCGCGACCCGGGTGGCCACTGAGCTGGGCCGAGCCGCCCGCCGGGTCGGGCCGGTACGCCGTCGTGCCGTCCGGCCGGTCCTCCAACTCCGCCGGCTGCGGGTGTGCGAGCCCCGGGCCGGCGCGGTCGAGGCCGCGGCCGTGCTCGCCGGTTCGGGCGGCGTCAGCTGGGCCGTCGCCCTGCGCCTGGAGCACCGCCGCGGCACCTGGCTCTGCACCGTCCTCGACGTCCTCTGAGCCCGCCCCCAAACCCCTGACGCACCCTCGCGCCCCGCCGCGCCGCGCCGCGCCCCGCCGCGCCCCACGCCCCACGCCCCACGCCCCACGCCCCACGCCCCACGCCCCACGCCCCACGCCCCACGCCCCACGCCCCACGCCCCGCGCCCCGCGCCCCGCGCCCCGCGCCCCGCGCCCCGCGCCCCGCGCCGAGATCGTGCTCGATCCAGGAAGTAGTGGCCTCAGCTCGACCCCGACACCACTCGATCCTGGATCGAGCACGATCTTGACGGGCGTGGCGGACACCCGACAGGTGCAGACTCGCCGACTCCAGCCGGCCGCGCTCCGCCCAACTTCCGGAAAGTCACTGCCTCGAAGCAGCGGACAGCGACAACTTCGGGGAAATTGCTGCCTTGAGGAAGCCGGAAGCGACAAGTTCGGGGAAATTGCTGCCTCGAGGTAGCGGGAAGCGACAAGTTCGGGGAAGTTGCTGCTTCGACGGGACGCGGCGACCTCGGGGAAAGGCAGGCGGGGGGTCGGAGACGGCGACGGGCCCCGGCCGCGTGCGGCCGGGGCCCGTCGTCGTTGCTGCGGGCGGGTCAGTTGCCGCCGTTGGGGGCGCCGTGGCACCGCTTGTACTTGCGGCCGGAGCCGCACGGGCACGGGGCGTTGCGGGACGGACCCTCACCGCCGGCGTCCGCCCGGCCCGGGGTCGTCCGGCGGGCGGTGCTGGCGGCGACCGCCTGGCCGTTCATCCCGGCGGCCACCGGGCGCCGCGGGCCGCCCGACGGGGACGGGGCGGCGGGTCGGGCGGTGTCGCCCGGGTTGCCGACGCCCAGCGCCGGCGCCTGCTCGTCGGCCCGCTCGATCACCGGCGCGCCCCGGCCCGCCTCGCCGTCCACGCTCGGGGCGGAATACTGCAGGCCCTGCTGCTGCGGCGCGCGGTTGAGGCCCTTGGCCCGGATCTCCACCGGCTTCTCCAGCAGCTCCACCTCCTCGGCCTCCGGCTCGGGCTCCTGGACCTGCACCTCGAGGTTGTAGAGGAAGCCGACCGTCTCCTCCTTGATGCCGTCCATCATGGTGGCGAACATGTCGAAGCCCTCGCGCTGGTACTCGATGACCGGGTCGCGCTGGGCGTACGCCCGCAGGCTGATGCCCTCCTGGAGGTAGTCCATCTCGTAGAGGTGCTCGCGCCACTTGCGGTCGATCACCTGGAGCAGGACCATCCGCTCCAGCTGCCGTACCGCCTCCTCGCCGAGCTGCTCCTCGCGCCGGTCGTACGCGGCGTGCGCGTCCTCCTTGAGGCGGGCGAGCAGGAAGTCCTGGTCGAGGCCGGCCCGGGAGCCCACCTCCTCCTCCAGCTCCGCGACGGTGACGCCCACCGGGTAGAGCTGTTTGAGGCTGGACCAGAGCTGGTCGAGGTCCCAGTCCTCGGCGTAGCCCTCGCTGGTGGCGCCGGTGACGTACGCGGTGACCACGTCGTCGATCATGTTGCGGACCTGCTCGGAGAGGTCCTCGCCGTTGAGCACCCGGAGGCGCTCGGCGTAGATTACCTGGCGCTGCTTGTTCATCACCTCGTCGTACTTGAGGACGTTCTTCCGGATCTCGGCGTTCTGGCCCTCGATCTGGGCCTGCGCGCTCTTGATCTGGCGGGTGACCATCTTCGACTCGATGGGCACGTCCTCGGGGATGTTGAAGCGCTCCATGACCGCCTCGACGGCACCGGCCCGGAAGCGCTTCATCAGGTCGTCCTGCAGGGAGAGGTAGAAGCGGGACTCGCCCGGGTCGCCCTGCCGGCCGGCACGACCACGCAGCTGGTTGTCGATCCGGCGGGACTCGTGCCGCTCGGTGCCCAGCACGTAGAGGCCACCGGCGGCGGCGACCTCCTCGGCCTCGGCGTCGCAGGCCTGCTTCCACTCGGGCAGGACCTCCTCCATCGCCTTGGCGTACTCCTCCGGCTGCTCGACCGGGTCGAGGCCGCGCTGCCGCAGCTCGTTGGCGGCGAGGAACTCGGCGTTGCCGCCGAGCAGGATGTCCGTACCACGGCCGGCCATGTTGGTGGCGACGGTGACCGCGCCCTTGCGCCCGGCCTGGGCGACGATCTCCGCCTCCTTGGCGTGGAACTTGGCGTTCAGCACGGAGTGCGGAATGCCGCGGCGGCGCAGCAACTGGGAGATGATCTCGGAATTCTCCACCGAGACGGTGCCGACGAGCACCGGCTGGCCCTGCTCGTGCCGCTCGGCGATGTCCTCGACCACGGCGTTGAACTTGGCCTTCTCGGTCTTGTAGATGACGTCCGCCCGGTCCATCCGAACCATCGGCCGGTGGGTCGGGATGGTCACGACGCCGACCTTGTAGACCTTGTTGAACTCGCTCGCCTCGGTCTGGGCGGTGCCGGTCATGCCGGAGAGCTTCTCGTAGAGGCGGAAGTAGTTCTGGAGGGTGATGGTGGCCAGGGTCTGGTTCTCCTGCTTGATCTCCACCCCCTCCTTGGCCTCGATCGCCTGGTGCATGCCCTCGTTGTAGCGGCGGCCGTGCAGGATGCGGCCGGTGAACTCGTCGACGATCAGGACCTCGCCGTCGCTGACGATGTAGTCCTTGTCGCGCTTGTAGAGCTCCTTGGCCTTGATCGCGTTGTTCATGTAGCCGACGAGCGGGGTGTTGACCGACTCGTAGAGGTTGTCGATGCCGAGCCGGTCCTCGATCTTGGCCACGCCGCGCTCGGTGATGGCGATCGTGCGCTTGGCGTGGTCGACCTCATAGTCGCCCTCGCCGTCGGTGCCGGGCTGCAGCCGCGCCACCACGGCGGCGAACTCCTGGTACCAGCGGGCGGAGTGCTCGGCCGGGCCGGAGATGATCAACGGGGTCCGGGCCTCGTCGATGAGGATCGAGTCGACCTCGTCGACCACCGCGAAGAAGTGGCCGCGCTGCACCAACTCATCCCGCGACCAGGCCATGTTGTCGCGCAGGTAGTCGAAGCCGAACTCGTTGTTGGTGCCGTAGGTGATGTCGCACTCGTAGGCGGCCCGGTGCTCGCTGGCCGGCCGGTTGGGCAGCACCACGCCGACGGTGAGCCCGAGGAACTCGTGCACCCGGCCCATCCAGGCGGCGTCGCGCTCGGCCAGGTAGTCGTTCACGGTGACCACGTGCACGCCCTTGCCGGCGAGCGCGTTCAGGTAGACCGGCATGACCGAGGTGAGGGTCTTGCCCTCACCGGTCTTCATCTCGGCGATGTTGCCGAAGTGCAGGGCCGCACCGCCCATCACCTGGACGTCGTAGGGCCGCTGACCGAGCACCCGCGAGGCGGCCTCCCGGCACACCGCGAACGCCTCGGGCAGCAGGTCGTCGAGGGTCTCCCCGTCGGCGAGCCGCTCCTTGAACTGGTCGGTCATGTCCCGCAGCTCGTCGTCGGTGAGGTTGACGTAGTCGTCCTCGATCGAGTTGACGGCGGCCGCGATCGCCTTGAGCCGGCGCACCATGCGGCCCGCGCCCGCGCTAAGGACCTTTTCCAGAATCGACACGGATCAACGCTCCCCTAGACAGTCTCGAACCATCGTAGGCGCTCCATCGCCGTGATGGTCAGTGGTGGCGGCGGTCCGGGTCGGAGAACCCGACATAACACCCGGCTCGCCCGGGGCGGCGGCGGTAATCGGGTTACGCCCAGCGCGAACGATCCGGCACGATGGCTCGAATGGAGCCCGTGGAGATCATCGAGGACGGCCTACTGCTCCGCCCGTGGCGGGAGGACGACGCGGAGGCGGTGCACCGCGCCTGCCAGGATCCGGACATCCAGCGCTGGACCGGCGTACCCCGCCCGTACCTGCCCGAACACGCCCTCAACTTCGTCACTGGCAGCGCCCCGGCGGCCTGGGCCGCCGGCACCGGGGCGCAGTTCGCCGTCTGCGACGCCGCCACCGGCGAGCTGCTGGCCTCCTGCGGCCTGGTCTCGATCGACCCGGGCCTGGGCAGCGCCGAGATCGGCTACTGGACCGCGCCGTGGGCGCGGGGCCGGGAAGTGGCCGTCCGGGCCACCCGGGCGGTCGCCCGCTGGGCCTTCGACGTACGCAAGCTGCGCCGGCTGATCTGGCAGGCCGAGATCGGCAACCACGCCTCCCGGCTGGTCGCCCTCCGCGCCGGCTTCCGGCTCGAGGGCGAGCTGCGGCTCGCCCAGCCGCCCGCCGGCGGGCGCCGGGAGGGCTGGCTCGGCTCGCTGCTCCCGGGCGAGGTTCCCGCGCCGGGCGAACCTGGCCCGGCCGGTCCGGGCACCCTGGCGGCCCGGCGGGCCGCCGTCTTCGGCCACCCGCAGCCCGTCCTGTTCGCCAGCGCCGGCGCCACCGAGCTGCGGCTGCGCCCGATGGAGGAACGCGACCTGGACGCGGTCGTGACGACCTGCCAGGACGAGCAGACCGTGCGCTGGACCGGCGTGCCGCACCCCTACCAGCGGGAGCACGCCGAGGGCTACCTGCGGGACGTCGTCCAGGCCGCCTGGGCCCGGGGCACCGCCGCGTCCTACGTCGTCGCGGACCCCGACGACCACTACGTCGCCTCGATCGACCTGCGGCTCAGCCCCGCCGATCCGCTCGTCGCCGACGTGGGTTTCATGACCGCGCCGCACGCCCGGGGCCGCGGCTACCTGCCGGCCGCGCTGGCCGCGCTCTGCGCCTGGGGGTTCACCACCCTCGGCCTGGCCCGGATCGAGTGGCGGGCCAACGTGGGCAACACCGCCTCCCGCCGGGTGGCCGAGAAGGCCGGATTCGTCATCGAAGGCACCAGCCGCAGCGGCATCCAGCAGCGGACCGAACGGCCGGACACCTGGGTGGGTGCGCTGCTCCCCGGGGACCTGGCGTGACGCCGGAGACAATCGACGCGTACGGGGTGCGGCTGCGGCCGTTCCGCCTGGCCGACGTGGCGGACACCGCCGTCGCCTGCGCGGATCCGGTCACCCAGCGGGGCATCTCCGGCCTGCCGGACCCGTACACCGAGGAGAGCGCCCGGTGGTGGATCACCGAGGGCGCGCCCGCGGCCTGGGCCGGCGGCGGCGCCGCGTACGCGATCGCGGACCCGGCCACCGACCGGCTGCTCGGCGGCATCGGCCTCAGCCAGCCGGCCCCCACCCGCGGGCAGTGGGAGATCGGGTACTGGGTGGCGCCCTGGGCCCGTGGCCGCGGCGTCGCCACGGCCGCCACCCGCGCGTTGGCCGAGCAGGCCTTCGCCGCCGGCTGCGCCCGCCTGGAACTGCTCACCGCCGAGGAGAACACCGCCAGCCAGCGGGTCGCGCTGGCCGCCGGGTTCCGGCACGAGGGGGTACGCCGGGCGGCCAATCCGAGCCGTGGTGGTGGCCGGCACGATCTGATCGCCTGGGTACGCCTCGCCGACGACCCGCCCGGTCCGGCGGCCCGGCTCCTGCCCGACCTGCCCGGCGGACGACTCACCGACGGCGTGGTGGCGCTGCGCCGGGTCACTGTCGCCGACACGGACGCGCTGCACCGGCTGCACACCCTGCCCGAGGTGGTGGCGAACCGGGTGCCGCCGGTGCCACCGAGCCGGGAGTCGATCGAGCGGCGCTGCCGCCTCGCGGAGAGCGTCTGGCTGGCCGGCCGTTCGGCCGACCTCGCGATCCTGGACGCGGCGTCGGGCACGTTGGTCGGCGGCTGTGTCCTGTACCACGACGAGCCGGCCACCGGCCAGGCCATGCTCGGCTGCAGCATGCTGCCCGAGGCGCGCGGCCGGGGGCTGACCACCCGGGCGATGGGGCTGCTGATCGGCTGGGCGTTCGACGCCGGTGTGGCCCGGCTCTGGGCCGGCACCCGCCCGGAGAACGTCGCCGCCCAGCGGGTGCTGGAGAAGGCCGGCTTCCGGCGCGAGGGGCTGCTGCGCGGCCGGCTCCCCGGCCCGGACGGCACCCGCACCGACTCGGTCCTCTTCGGCCTGCTCGCGTCGGACCTGGCCGGTTGACCGGGGACCCCTGCTCTACCACCGCGTCAAGAAGAGGCCCTTGCTTACCGGGGGCGCCGTGGCCGACCACGGCGCTCCCGGTGTCGTCAGGGGTGATCAGAGGCAGGTGTCGAGGGAGATGATCCCGTAGTCGTAGGCGTGCCGGCGGTAGACGACGCTCGGGCGGCCGGACTCCTTGTCCAGGAACAGGTAGAAGTCGTGGCCGACCAGCTCCATGTGGAACAGCGCGTCGTCGACGGTCATCGGCTCCGCCGGGTGCACCTTCTCCCGCGCGATGTGCCACGGCTGGTCGTCGTGCTCCTCGGGGCCGTACTCGTCGTCGGGTCGCTCGGCGACCGCGGTGGCCGTCCCCGTGCCGTTCAACGCCGCCAGGCCGGGGCCGTCGAGGTCGGCGACCGGTAGGCCGGCGGTCGCGGCGGCGACGGAGATCGGCGGCCGCCCACGGTGGACCCGACGCCGGTCGGCCGCCCGGCGGAACCGGGTGTCCAGCTTGGCGATGGCGGCGTCCAGCGCGCTGTAGAAGTCGCTCGTGCAGGCCTCGGCCCGGATCACCGGACCCCGCGACACGCAGGTGATCTCCACCCGCTGGCAGTGATCGGCCTGGCGCGGATTGCGCTCGTGGAACAACTCGACGTCCACGCGAATGAGCTTGTGGTCGTAGCGTTCGATCTTGGCGAGTTTTTCGGCTACGTGCACCCGGTAATGGTCCGGCACTTCGACGTTCCGGCCCTTGACCACGATGTCCACGTGACCTCCCTTGTTCGGACGGTCGTTCGGTCCGGTCTCGGCCGACGCGCCCGGGGAGCACCCCGCTCGGCGTCGACCGGTTGTACGGCTACGCCTCCCTTCCCACGCCGGGAGCGGCTTGGGGAAGCTCCTACCCCCGACATGAGAACGCTAACTCCTGTTTTCCCAACAGTCACCCCTCGTTGTCGAGACTCCCGCCGAAATTCCGCAGCTCATACACCAAGGGGTGAAACGGAAACACAAAGCGTCACCAACGGGGTCGCTTTTGCGTTGCGGCCAGCACCGCCGCGGCCTTTGGCGTCATTCCCGCAGACCGCAAGACCCGGCCTACCGCCGCCAGCGTCGAGCCGGTGGTGAGGATGTCGTCGAGCAGCACCACCTCGCCGGGCGCCGGCACCCCGCCGGCCCGGCGCAGCCGGAACGCCCCCTCGGCCGCGGCGGCCCGCCCCGCGCTGTCCAGCGCGACCGAGTCCGGTCGGGGCAGCGCCCGCAACGGCCGGAGCACCCGTACCGGCCAGCCGGCCGCGCGCAACCGGCCCGCCGCGTGACGGGTCAACCGGTCCAGGTGGTCGCCGTAGCGGGCCCGGGCCGCCCGCGCGGTGTCCGGCACCGGCACCAGGGTCACCGGCCGGGCCGTA comes from Micromonospora viridifaciens and encodes:
- a CDS encoding DUF6912 family protein — encoded protein: MTDELVRVYVPATVPMLARLREQGLAVDEAHAVTPELREWYAEGDEEELEYIAFTRAAQDALLLLRAEAAAPRRRVVVSADLPAPSVRRVDGELGSSVVRLSGPVPVTAVAAIHVDGAEAVEEVAAAAEVVADARAGDPDAQFTVDGAEDHELEWYDVTELDLLLREIS
- a CDS encoding helix-turn-helix transcriptional regulator gives rise to the protein MEPRFLLLSDVAAELNVSDSQVYHMVRSGELPAIKIGGRGQWRVERARLEEYIQRKYAETAEWVRGNPLADRDSE
- a CDS encoding Rv3235 family protein, translating into MADTRRPLAPRPPVRLRPAPPIDPPCVDEGSTWAHVDQLALDLFDSRRRDPGRPSGRLVDVRPAPAGPRRRTGGPPAAALATATPEATRAVHRFVRMFLEIVNGYRPPGQLRPLCLPDAATRVATELGRAARRVGPVRRRAVRPVLQLRRLRVCEPRAGAVEAAAVLAGSGGVSWAVALRLEHRRGTWLCTVLDVL
- the secA gene encoding preprotein translocase subunit SecA; this translates as MSILEKVLSAGAGRMVRRLKAIAAAVNSIEDDYVNLTDDELRDMTDQFKERLADGETLDDLLPEAFAVCREAASRVLGQRPYDVQVMGGAALHFGNIAEMKTGEGKTLTSVMPVYLNALAGKGVHVVTVNDYLAERDAAWMGRVHEFLGLTVGVVLPNRPASEHRAAYECDITYGTNNEFGFDYLRDNMAWSRDELVQRGHFFAVVDEVDSILIDEARTPLIISGPAEHSARWYQEFAAVVARLQPGTDGEGDYEVDHAKRTIAITERGVAKIEDRLGIDNLYESVNTPLVGYMNNAIKAKELYKRDKDYIVSDGEVLIVDEFTGRILHGRRYNEGMHQAIEAKEGVEIKQENQTLATITLQNYFRLYEKLSGMTGTAQTEASEFNKVYKVGVVTIPTHRPMVRMDRADVIYKTEKAKFNAVVEDIAERHEQGQPVLVGTVSVENSEIISQLLRRRGIPHSVLNAKFHAKEAEIVAQAGRKGAVTVATNMAGRGTDILLGGNAEFLAANELRQRGLDPVEQPEEYAKAMEEVLPEWKQACDAEAEEVAAAGGLYVLGTERHESRRIDNQLRGRAGRQGDPGESRFYLSLQDDLMKRFRAGAVEAVMERFNIPEDVPIESKMVTRQIKSAQAQIEGQNAEIRKNVLKYDEVMNKQRQVIYAERLRVLNGEDLSEQVRNMIDDVVTAYVTGATSEGYAEDWDLDQLWSSLKQLYPVGVTVAELEEEVGSRAGLDQDFLLARLKEDAHAAYDRREEQLGEEAVRQLERMVLLQVIDRKWREHLYEMDYLQEGISLRAYAQRDPVIEYQREGFDMFATMMDGIKEETVGFLYNLEVQVQEPEPEAEEVELLEKPVEIRAKGLNRAPQQQGLQYSAPSVDGEAGRGAPVIERADEQAPALGVGNPGDTARPAAPSPSGGPRRPVAAGMNGQAVAASTARRTTPGRADAGGEGPSRNAPCPCGSGRKYKRCHGAPNGGN
- a CDS encoding GNAT family N-acetyltransferase — translated: MEPVEIIEDGLLLRPWREDDAEAVHRACQDPDIQRWTGVPRPYLPEHALNFVTGSAPAAWAAGTGAQFAVCDAATGELLASCGLVSIDPGLGSAEIGYWTAPWARGREVAVRATRAVARWAFDVRKLRRLIWQAEIGNHASRLVALRAGFRLEGELRLAQPPAGGRREGWLGSLLPGEVPAPGEPGPAGPGTLAARRAAVFGHPQPVLFASAGATELRLRPMEERDLDAVVTTCQDEQTVRWTGVPHPYQREHAEGYLRDVVQAAWARGTAASYVVADPDDHYVASIDLRLSPADPLVADVGFMTAPHARGRGYLPAALAALCAWGFTTLGLARIEWRANVGNTASRRVAEKAGFVIEGTSRSGIQQRTERPDTWVGALLPGDLA
- a CDS encoding GNAT family N-acetyltransferase yields the protein MTPETIDAYGVRLRPFRLADVADTAVACADPVTQRGISGLPDPYTEESARWWITEGAPAAWAGGGAAYAIADPATDRLLGGIGLSQPAPTRGQWEIGYWVAPWARGRGVATAATRALAEQAFAAGCARLELLTAEENTASQRVALAAGFRHEGVRRAANPSRGGGRHDLIAWVRLADDPPGPAARLLPDLPGGRLTDGVVALRRVTVADTDALHRLHTLPEVVANRVPPVPPSRESIERRCRLAESVWLAGRSADLAILDAASGTLVGGCVLYHDEPATGQAMLGCSMLPEARGRGLTTRAMGLLIGWAFDAGVARLWAGTRPENVAAQRVLEKAGFRREGLLRGRLPGPDGTRTDSVLFGLLASDLAG
- the hpf gene encoding ribosome hibernation-promoting factor, HPF/YfiA family — encoded protein: MDIVVKGRNVEVPDHYRVHVAEKLAKIERYDHKLIRVDVELFHERNPRQADHCQRVEITCVSRGPVIRAEACTSDFYSALDAAIAKLDTRFRRAADRRRVHRGRPPISVAAATAGLPVADLDGPGLAALNGTGTATAVAERPDDEYGPEEHDDQPWHIAREKVHPAEPMTVDDALFHMELVGHDFYLFLDKESGRPSVVYRRHAYDYGIISLDTCL
- a CDS encoding ComF family protein, with protein sequence MRGLGGLWSDLTDLVLPAACAGCAARVPSLTQGFCPRCVGELEALRPAPARPDPAPPDLPPCVALGPYAGALREGLLAYKERGRHGLARPLGALLAEVVAAAAGTARPVTLVPVPDTARAARARYGDHLDRLTRHAAGRLRAAGWPVRVLRPLRALPRPDSVALDSAGRAAAAEGAFRLRRAGGVPAPGEVVLLDDILTTGSTLAAVGRVLRSAGMTPKAAAVLAATQKRPRW